Proteins encoded together in one Myotis daubentonii chromosome 17, mMyoDau2.1, whole genome shotgun sequence window:
- the MYC gene encoding myc proto-oncogene protein: MPLNVSFANRNYDLDYDSMQPYFFCDEEENFYHQQQQSELQPPAPSEDIWKKFELLPTPPLSPSRRSGLCSPSYVAFASFSPREVDDGGGGSFSTADQLEMVTELLGGDMVNQSFICDPDDETFIKNIIIQDCMWSGFSAAAKLVSEKLASYQAARKDGGSRSPARGQGACSTSSLYLQDLSAAASECIDPSVVFPYPLNDSSSPKPCASPDSPAFSPSSDSLLSSTDSSPRASPEPLALHEETPPTTSSDSEGEPEDEEEIDVVSVEKRQPSAKRSESGSPSGGSHSKPPHSPLVLKRCHVSTHQHNYAAPPVPRKDYPPAKRAKLDSGRVLKQISNNRKCASPRSSDTEENDKRRTHNVLERQRRNELKRSFFALRDQIPELENNEKAPKVVILKKATAYILAIQGEEHKLLSEKDLLRKRREQLKHKLEQLRNSCA, translated from the exons ATGCCCCTCAACGTCAGCTTCGCCAACAGGAACTATGACCTCGACTACGACTCGATGCAGCCCTATTTCTTCTGCGACGAGGAGGAGAACTTctaccaccagcagcagcagagcgAGCTGCAGCCGCCGGCGCCCAGCGAGGATATCTGGAAGAAATTCGAGCTgctgcccaccccgcccctgTCGCCCAGCCGCCGCTCCGGACTCTGCTCGCCCTCCTACGTCGCGTTCGCGTCCTTCTCCCCCCGGGAGGTGGACgatggcggcggcggcagctTTTCCACCGCCGACCAGTTGGAGATGGTGACCGAGCTGCTGGGAGGCGACATGGTGAACCAGAGCTTCATCTGCGACCCGGACGACGAGACCTTCATCAAAAACATCATCATCCAGGACTGTATGTGGAGCGGCTTCTCGGCCGCCGCCAAGCTGGTCTCGGAGAAGCTGGCCTCCTACCAGGCTGCGCGCAAAGACGGCGGCAGCCGGAGCCCCGCCCGAGGGCAGGGCGCCTGCTCCACCTCCAGCCTGTACCTGCAGGACCTGAGCGCCGCCGCCTCCGAGTGCATCGACCCCTCGGTGGTCTTCCCCTACCCGCTCAACGACAGCAGCTCGCCCAAGCCCTGCGCCTCCCCCGACTCCCCCGCCTTCTCCCCGTCCTCGGACTCTCTGCTCTCCTCCACCGACTCCTCCCCACGGGCCAGCCCCGAGCCCCTGGCACTCCACGAGGAGACACCACCCACCACCAGCAGCGACTCTG AGGGCGAGCCAGAGGATGAGGAAGAGATTGATGTTGTTTCTGTGGAAAAGAGGCAGCCCTCCGCCAAAAGGTCAGAGTCAGGGTCACCCTCTGGGGGAAGTCACAGCAAACCGCCTCACAGCCCGCTGGTCCTTAAGAGATGCCACGTGTCCACGCATCAGCACAATTACGCGGCGCCCCCCGTCCCCAGGAAGGACTATCCCCCCGCCAAGAGGGCTAAGTTGGACAGTGGCCGCGTCCTGAAACAGATCAGCAACAACCGCAAATGCGCCAGCCCCAGGTCCTCGGACACGGAGGAGAACGACAAGAGGCGGACGCACAACGTCCTGGAGCGCCAGCGCCGGAATGAGCTGAAGCGCAGCTTCTTCGCCCTGCGCGACCAGATCCCCGAGTTGGAAAACAACGAAAAGGCCCCCAAGGTCGTTATCCTTAAAAAAGCCACCGCCTACATCCTGGCCATCCAAGGGGAGGAGCACAAGCTCCTTTCCGAAAAGGACCTCTTGCGGAAACGGCGGGAACAGTTGAAACACAAACTCGAACAGCTACGGAACTCTTGTGCATAA